In a genomic window of Labeo rohita strain BAU-BD-2019 chromosome 20, IGBB_LRoh.1.0, whole genome shotgun sequence:
- the esr1 gene encoding estrogen receptor isoform X1, whose product MVMSGGQTSGEAAGARQRRRTSPSLEREDLQGLSSPPAAHKLSLMYPKEENSTGAISSSVNYLDGAYEFPNPTQTYGTSSPAEPASVGYYPAPPDPHAPPVEEPLQSLGTESSSPLMFAPSSPQLSPYLSHHGGHHSSHQVSYYLDTPSSTVYRIVFPKGHIECSLTKSSVVSSQPGGVGLCEELCSATDRQELYSGSRATGVFDSEKETRFCAVCSDYASGYHYGVWSCEGCKAFFKRSIQGHNDYVCPATNQCTIDRNRRKSCQACRLRKCYEVGMMKGGIRKDRGGRTIRRERRRSCNEDRFKSYSEPSSRAGLRTAPLQDKRKKSSGGVVSALCMPPDQVLVLLLGAEPPAVCSRQKHSRPYTEITMMSLLTNMADKELVHMIAWAKKVPGFQDLSLHDQVQLLESSWLEVLMIGLIWRSIHSPGKLIFAQDLILDRSEGECVEGMPEIFDMLLATVTRFRSLKLKLEEFVCLKAIILLNSGAFSFCSSPVEPLMDSFMVQCMLDNITDALIYCISKSGASLQLQSRRQAQLLLLLSHIRHMSMLHLLSFFESNKGMEHLYRMKCKNRVPLYDLLLEMLDAQRFHSSGKVQRPWAQSEKDPRSTPTTSSSSPSRGPGAIQPNTACHGQSPDP is encoded by the exons ATGGTGATGTCTGGAGGGCAGACCAGCGGAGAGGCTGCTGGTGCCAGGCAGCGACGCAGGACCAGCCCGAGCCTGGAGAGAGAAGACCTGCAGGGACTTTCCTCACCACCAGCTGCCCACAAACTCTCCCTCATGTACCCTAAGGAGGAGAACAGCACAGGAGCCATCAGTTCCTCTGTCAACTATCTTGATGGAGCCTATGAGTTTCCAAACCCCACGCAGACCTACGGCACCTCGTCACCCGCCGAGCCCGCCTCGGTCGGATACTACCCGGCTCCCCCGGACCCCCACGCGCCCCCTGTTGAAGAACCTTTGCAGTCGTTAGGCACCGAATCCAGCAGCCCTCTCATGTTTGCACCCTCCAGCCCTCAGCTGTCCCCGTACCTGAGCCATCATGGAGGACACCACTCGTCCCACCAGGTGTCCTACTATCTGGACACCCCTTCAAGCACCGTATACAG aattgtTTTTCCTAAAGGACATATCGAGTGCTCTCTGACTAA GTCCAGTGTGGTATCTTCTCAGCCAGGAGGTGTTGGTTTGTGTGAGGAGCTGTGCAGTGCCACTGACAGGCAGGAGTTGTACTCCGGATCAAGAGCCACAGGAGTGTTTGATTCAGAGAAGGAGACGCGATTCTGTGCGGTGTGCAGTGACTATGCTTCTGGCTATCATTATGGAGTCTGGTCCTGTGAGGGATGCAAAGCTTTCTTCAAGAGAAGCATTCAAG GTCACAATGACTATGTTTGCCCGGCAACCAACCAGTGCACTATTGACAGAAACCGCAGGAAGAGCTGTCAAGCATGCAGACTACGCAAGTGTTATGAAGTCGGCATGATGAAAGGAG GTATCCGTAAGGACCGCGGAGGCCGCACTATCAGGCGTGAGAGGAGAAGGAGCTGTAATGAAGATCGTTTTAAGAGCTACAGTGAGCCTTCAAGCCGCGCCGGTCTGAGAACAGCTCCCCTGCAGGACAAGAGGAAGAAGAGCAGCGGCGGTGTGGTCAGCGCTTTATGCATGCCTCCTGACCAGGTGCTGGTGTTGCTTCTGGGGGCAGAGCCGCCGGCCGTCTGCTCACGACAGAAACACAGCCGCCCGTACACCGAGATCACCATGATGTCCTTGCTCACAAACATGGCTGACAAAGAACTCGTCCACATGATTGCCTGGGCTAAGAAAGTACCAG GCTTCCAGGATCTTTCTCTGCACGACCAGGTTCAGTTGTTGGAGAGCTCTTGGCTGGAGGTGTTGATGATCGGCCTCATATGGAGGTCTATTCATTCACCTGGAAAACTCATTTTTGCTCAGGATCTCATCCTTGATAG GAGTGAAGGAGAATGTGTCGAGGGCATGCCTGAGATTTTCGACATGCTCTTGGCGACTGTGACACGCTTTCGTAGCCTCAAACTCAAGCTGGAGGAATTCGTATGTCTCAAAGCCATCATACTTCTCAATTCTG GTGCGTTTTCATTCTGCTCCAGTCCAGTGGAGCCCCTGATGGACAGCTTCATGGTGCAGTGCATGCTGGACAACATCACTGATGCCCTCATTTACTGCATCAGTAAATCGGGTGCCTCGCTACAGCTGCAGTCCCGCCGTCAGGCTCAGCTCCTTCTGCTGCTCTCACACATCAGACACATGAG CATGTTACATTTGCTTTCCTTTTTTGAAAGCAACAAAGGAATGGAGCACTTGTACCGAATGAAATGTAAGAATCGAGTCCCGCTGTATGACCTTTTGCTGGAGATGCTGGACGCCCAGCGATTCCATTCTTCAGGAAAGGTGCAGCGACCGTGGGCACAGAGTGAGAAAGACCCCCGGTCTACACCCACAACCAGCAGCAGCAGCCCCTCCAGAGGTCCTGGAGCCATTCAGCCCAACACTGCCTGTCACGGCCAGAGTCCAGACCCCTGA
- the esr1 gene encoding estrogen receptor isoform X2, with protein MVMSGGQTSGEAAGARQRRRTSPSLEREDLQGLSSPPAAHKLSLMYPKEENSTGAISSSVNYLDGAYEFPNPTQTYGTSSPAEPASVGYYPAPPDPHAPPVEEPLQSLGTESSSPLMFAPSSPQLSPYLSHHGGHHSSHQVSYYLDTPSSTVYRSSVVSSQPGGVGLCEELCSATDRQELYSGSRATGVFDSEKETRFCAVCSDYASGYHYGVWSCEGCKAFFKRSIQGHNDYVCPATNQCTIDRNRRKSCQACRLRKCYEVGMMKGGIRKDRGGRTIRRERRRSCNEDRFKSYSEPSSRAGLRTAPLQDKRKKSSGGVVSALCMPPDQVLVLLLGAEPPAVCSRQKHSRPYTEITMMSLLTNMADKELVHMIAWAKKVPGFQDLSLHDQVQLLESSWLEVLMIGLIWRSIHSPGKLIFAQDLILDRSEGECVEGMPEIFDMLLATVTRFRSLKLKLEEFVCLKAIILLNSGAFSFCSSPVEPLMDSFMVQCMLDNITDALIYCISKSGASLQLQSRRQAQLLLLLSHIRHMSNKGMEHLYRMKCKNRVPLYDLLLEMLDAQRFHSSGKVQRPWAQSEKDPRSTPTTSSSSPSRGPGAIQPNTACHGQSPDP; from the exons ATGGTGATGTCTGGAGGGCAGACCAGCGGAGAGGCTGCTGGTGCCAGGCAGCGACGCAGGACCAGCCCGAGCCTGGAGAGAGAAGACCTGCAGGGACTTTCCTCACCACCAGCTGCCCACAAACTCTCCCTCATGTACCCTAAGGAGGAGAACAGCACAGGAGCCATCAGTTCCTCTGTCAACTATCTTGATGGAGCCTATGAGTTTCCAAACCCCACGCAGACCTACGGCACCTCGTCACCCGCCGAGCCCGCCTCGGTCGGATACTACCCGGCTCCCCCGGACCCCCACGCGCCCCCTGTTGAAGAACCTTTGCAGTCGTTAGGCACCGAATCCAGCAGCCCTCTCATGTTTGCACCCTCCAGCCCTCAGCTGTCCCCGTACCTGAGCCATCATGGAGGACACCACTCGTCCCACCAGGTGTCCTACTATCTGGACACCCCTTCAAGCACCGTATACAG GTCCAGTGTGGTATCTTCTCAGCCAGGAGGTGTTGGTTTGTGTGAGGAGCTGTGCAGTGCCACTGACAGGCAGGAGTTGTACTCCGGATCAAGAGCCACAGGAGTGTTTGATTCAGAGAAGGAGACGCGATTCTGTGCGGTGTGCAGTGACTATGCTTCTGGCTATCATTATGGAGTCTGGTCCTGTGAGGGATGCAAAGCTTTCTTCAAGAGAAGCATTCAAG GTCACAATGACTATGTTTGCCCGGCAACCAACCAGTGCACTATTGACAGAAACCGCAGGAAGAGCTGTCAAGCATGCAGACTACGCAAGTGTTATGAAGTCGGCATGATGAAAGGAG GTATCCGTAAGGACCGCGGAGGCCGCACTATCAGGCGTGAGAGGAGAAGGAGCTGTAATGAAGATCGTTTTAAGAGCTACAGTGAGCCTTCAAGCCGCGCCGGTCTGAGAACAGCTCCCCTGCAGGACAAGAGGAAGAAGAGCAGCGGCGGTGTGGTCAGCGCTTTATGCATGCCTCCTGACCAGGTGCTGGTGTTGCTTCTGGGGGCAGAGCCGCCGGCCGTCTGCTCACGACAGAAACACAGCCGCCCGTACACCGAGATCACCATGATGTCCTTGCTCACAAACATGGCTGACAAAGAACTCGTCCACATGATTGCCTGGGCTAAGAAAGTACCAG GCTTCCAGGATCTTTCTCTGCACGACCAGGTTCAGTTGTTGGAGAGCTCTTGGCTGGAGGTGTTGATGATCGGCCTCATATGGAGGTCTATTCATTCACCTGGAAAACTCATTTTTGCTCAGGATCTCATCCTTGATAG GAGTGAAGGAGAATGTGTCGAGGGCATGCCTGAGATTTTCGACATGCTCTTGGCGACTGTGACACGCTTTCGTAGCCTCAAACTCAAGCTGGAGGAATTCGTATGTCTCAAAGCCATCATACTTCTCAATTCTG GTGCGTTTTCATTCTGCTCCAGTCCAGTGGAGCCCCTGATGGACAGCTTCATGGTGCAGTGCATGCTGGACAACATCACTGATGCCCTCATTTACTGCATCAGTAAATCGGGTGCCTCGCTACAGCTGCAGTCCCGCCGTCAGGCTCAGCTCCTTCTGCTGCTCTCACACATCAGACACATGAG CAACAAAGGAATGGAGCACTTGTACCGAATGAAATGTAAGAATCGAGTCCCGCTGTATGACCTTTTGCTGGAGATGCTGGACGCCCAGCGATTCCATTCTTCAGGAAAGGTGCAGCGACCGTGGGCACAGAGTGAGAAAGACCCCCGGTCTACACCCACAACCAGCAGCAGCAGCCCCTCCAGAGGTCCTGGAGCCATTCAGCCCAACACTGCCTGTCACGGCCAGAGTCCAGACCCCTGA
- the esr1 gene encoding estrogen receptor isoform X3: MVMSGGQTSGEAAGARQRRRTSPSLEREDLQGLSSPPAAHKLSLMYPKEENSTGAISSSVNYLDGAYEFPNPTQTYGTSSPAEPASVGYYPAPPDPHAPPVEEPLQSLGTESSSPLMFAPSSPQLSPYLSHHGGHHSSHQVSYYLDTPSSTVYRIVFPKGHIECSLTKSSVVSSQPGGVGLCEELCSATDRQELYSGSRATGVFDSEKETRFCAVCSDYASGYHYGVWSCEGCKAFFKRSIQGHNDYVCPATNQCTIDRNRRKSCQACRLRKCYEVGMMKGGIRKDRGGRTIRRERRRSCNEDRFKSYSEPSSRAGLRTAPLQDKRKKSSGGVVSALCMPPDQVLVLLLGAEPPAVCSRQKHSRPYTEITMMSLLTNMADKELVHMIAWAKKVPGFQDLSLHDQVQLLESSWLEVLMIGLIWRSIHSPGKLIFAQDLILDRSEGECVEGMPEIFDMLLATVTRFRSLKLKLEEFVCLKAIILLNSGAFSFCSSPVEPLMDSFMVQCMLDNITDALIYCISKSGASLQLQSRRQAQLLLLLSHIRHMRNGALVPNEM, from the exons ATGGTGATGTCTGGAGGGCAGACCAGCGGAGAGGCTGCTGGTGCCAGGCAGCGACGCAGGACCAGCCCGAGCCTGGAGAGAGAAGACCTGCAGGGACTTTCCTCACCACCAGCTGCCCACAAACTCTCCCTCATGTACCCTAAGGAGGAGAACAGCACAGGAGCCATCAGTTCCTCTGTCAACTATCTTGATGGAGCCTATGAGTTTCCAAACCCCACGCAGACCTACGGCACCTCGTCACCCGCCGAGCCCGCCTCGGTCGGATACTACCCGGCTCCCCCGGACCCCCACGCGCCCCCTGTTGAAGAACCTTTGCAGTCGTTAGGCACCGAATCCAGCAGCCCTCTCATGTTTGCACCCTCCAGCCCTCAGCTGTCCCCGTACCTGAGCCATCATGGAGGACACCACTCGTCCCACCAGGTGTCCTACTATCTGGACACCCCTTCAAGCACCGTATACAG aattgtTTTTCCTAAAGGACATATCGAGTGCTCTCTGACTAA GTCCAGTGTGGTATCTTCTCAGCCAGGAGGTGTTGGTTTGTGTGAGGAGCTGTGCAGTGCCACTGACAGGCAGGAGTTGTACTCCGGATCAAGAGCCACAGGAGTGTTTGATTCAGAGAAGGAGACGCGATTCTGTGCGGTGTGCAGTGACTATGCTTCTGGCTATCATTATGGAGTCTGGTCCTGTGAGGGATGCAAAGCTTTCTTCAAGAGAAGCATTCAAG GTCACAATGACTATGTTTGCCCGGCAACCAACCAGTGCACTATTGACAGAAACCGCAGGAAGAGCTGTCAAGCATGCAGACTACGCAAGTGTTATGAAGTCGGCATGATGAAAGGAG GTATCCGTAAGGACCGCGGAGGCCGCACTATCAGGCGTGAGAGGAGAAGGAGCTGTAATGAAGATCGTTTTAAGAGCTACAGTGAGCCTTCAAGCCGCGCCGGTCTGAGAACAGCTCCCCTGCAGGACAAGAGGAAGAAGAGCAGCGGCGGTGTGGTCAGCGCTTTATGCATGCCTCCTGACCAGGTGCTGGTGTTGCTTCTGGGGGCAGAGCCGCCGGCCGTCTGCTCACGACAGAAACACAGCCGCCCGTACACCGAGATCACCATGATGTCCTTGCTCACAAACATGGCTGACAAAGAACTCGTCCACATGATTGCCTGGGCTAAGAAAGTACCAG GCTTCCAGGATCTTTCTCTGCACGACCAGGTTCAGTTGTTGGAGAGCTCTTGGCTGGAGGTGTTGATGATCGGCCTCATATGGAGGTCTATTCATTCACCTGGAAAACTCATTTTTGCTCAGGATCTCATCCTTGATAG GAGTGAAGGAGAATGTGTCGAGGGCATGCCTGAGATTTTCGACATGCTCTTGGCGACTGTGACACGCTTTCGTAGCCTCAAACTCAAGCTGGAGGAATTCGTATGTCTCAAAGCCATCATACTTCTCAATTCTG GTGCGTTTTCATTCTGCTCCAGTCCAGTGGAGCCCCTGATGGACAGCTTCATGGTGCAGTGCATGCTGGACAACATCACTGATGCCCTCATTTACTGCATCAGTAAATCGGGTGCCTCGCTACAGCTGCAGTCCCGCCGTCAGGCTCAGCTCCTTCTGCTGCTCTCACACATCAGACACATGAG GAATGGAGCACTTGTACCGAATGAAATGTAA